In Pseudomonas sp. R76, one genomic interval encodes:
- the fecE gene encoding Fe(3+) dicitrate ABC transporter ATP-binding protein FecE has product MSILKAHQLDIGYGATRIVQGLSFAPPAGKVTALIGPNGCGKSTLLKAFARILKPTQGALTLDGHAYASLSACELARQIAFLPQVLPVPEGVSVRQLVAYGRSPHNSLWGRLSGNDQAHVTQAMQRLELDALADRALADLSGGQRQRAWLAMVLAQNAPVVLLDEPTTYLDISHQVELLDLMGELAAEGKTVITVLHDINQACRYADHLAVMHAGKLVADGAPAQVISAELMRQVFDVQVQIMQEPVAGTPMCLVEKSTRPHA; this is encoded by the coding sequence ATGAGCATTCTAAAAGCACATCAACTCGACATCGGCTACGGCGCCACGCGCATTGTGCAAGGGTTGTCGTTTGCGCCGCCCGCAGGCAAGGTCACTGCGTTGATCGGGCCGAACGGTTGTGGCAAGTCCACCTTGCTCAAGGCCTTCGCGCGCATCCTCAAGCCGACCCAGGGCGCATTGACCCTGGATGGCCATGCCTACGCCAGCCTGTCCGCGTGCGAACTGGCGCGGCAGATCGCGTTTCTGCCCCAGGTGTTGCCAGTGCCGGAAGGCGTCAGCGTGCGCCAATTGGTCGCCTATGGCCGCAGCCCGCATAACTCGCTGTGGGGGCGCCTGAGCGGCAACGACCAGGCCCACGTGACCCAAGCCATGCAGCGCCTGGAACTGGACGCCCTGGCCGACCGTGCCTTGGCGGACCTGTCCGGTGGCCAGCGCCAACGCGCCTGGCTGGCCATGGTGCTGGCGCAAAACGCGCCGGTGGTACTGCTCGACGAACCCACCACTTACCTCGACATCAGCCACCAGGTCGAACTGCTCGACCTGATGGGCGAGCTTGCCGCCGAAGGCAAGACCGTGATCACCGTGCTGCACGACATCAACCAGGCCTGCCGCTACGCCGACCACCTGGCGGTGATGCACGCCGGCAAGCTGGTCGCCGATGGCGCGCCTGCCCAAGTGATCAGCGCCGAACTGATGCGCCAGGTGTTTGATGTGCAAGTGCAGATCATGCAGGAACCGGTGGCTGGCACACCGATGTGCCTGGTCGAGAAAAGCACCCGACCTCACGCCTGA
- a CDS encoding FecCD family ABC transporter permease produces the protein MTQPRLRLWLLLGLLLVATFVSLSAGTLWLTPDTVLERLLAHNALDFEVWNHRLPRSLIAILAGCAFGLAGAIVQGVIRNPLASPEILGVTQGAGLALTVAIISWPHLPIAWLPLVACLGGAGGALLLALYNTGVSFSGVRFALSGVAIAVTLSSVTEFLILSHPLDINTALLALTGSLWSRNWHHVALVLPFLLLIPLGLCLAKPLNLIALGDEAAHSLGTALSRTRWLAMACAVVLTSLGVGVIGPIGFIGLVAPHMARRLVGGHHQYLLPAAMLIGALLLVLADTLGRTLIAPSEIPAGVLTAVIGAPYFLWLLARFKG, from the coding sequence ATGACTCAGCCACGATTACGCCTATGGCTGCTGCTCGGTTTGCTGCTGGTTGCAACCTTCGTCAGCCTCAGCGCCGGCACGCTGTGGCTCACGCCGGATACGGTGCTGGAGCGCCTGCTGGCCCACAACGCCCTCGACTTCGAAGTCTGGAACCACCGCTTGCCACGCAGCCTCATTGCGATCCTCGCCGGCTGCGCGTTCGGCCTTGCCGGGGCGATTGTCCAAGGTGTGATTCGCAACCCTTTGGCCTCGCCGGAAATTCTCGGCGTTACTCAAGGCGCAGGGTTGGCGCTGACGGTGGCGATCATCAGTTGGCCGCACCTGCCGATTGCCTGGCTGCCACTGGTGGCGTGCCTGGGCGGTGCCGGTGGCGCCTTGCTGCTGGCGCTGTATAACACCGGCGTGAGTTTTTCCGGGGTGCGGTTTGCGCTGTCGGGTGTGGCGATTGCGGTGACCTTGTCCAGCGTCACCGAGTTTCTGATCCTGTCCCATCCGCTGGACATCAACACCGCCTTGCTCGCCCTGACCGGCAGTTTGTGGAGCCGTAACTGGCACCATGTCGCGCTGGTGCTGCCGTTTCTGCTGCTGATCCCGCTGGGCCTGTGCCTGGCCAAACCGCTGAACCTGATCGCCCTCGGCGACGAGGCCGCCCACAGCCTGGGCACCGCGCTGAGCCGCACGCGCTGGTTGGCGATGGCCTGCGCGGTGGTGCTCACCAGCCTCGGCGTCGGGGTGATCGGGCCGATTGGCTTTATCGGCCTGGTCGCGCCGCACATGGCGCGGCGGCTGGTCGGCGGGCATCACCAGTACCTGCTGCCGGCGGCGATGCTGATCGGCGCGCTGTTGCTGGTGCTGGCCGATACCCTCGGGCGCACGTTGATCGCGCCCAGCGAAATACCTGCAGGGGTTCTGACGGCGGTGATTGGCGCGCCGTATTTTCTTTGGTTGCTGGCACGGTTCAAGGGCTGA